A window of the Gemmatirosa kalamazoonensis genome harbors these coding sequences:
- a CDS encoding protein kinase domain-containing protein, translated as MLRLTTFGGVLLRDDGEPHTGAASQRRRLALLVLVAAAGTRPISRDKLVGVLWPDVDEERARHALRQALHALQHALGGDALFLGTSALQLNPAVISSDVQELEEAAEAGAHQRVVALYKGPFLDGFVVSDAPEFEHWADAQRAHFARLHTASLEALAAESSARGDRTGAVTWWRRLAAEHPVSSRYALGLMRALSDAGDRTGALQFAAVHETVVRQQLGTEPDAAVADLAAQLRAGEEPDATTARGGARAAAALRADAVRERARDRRLAWLDRTLGARFDIDAQTSRHVVGAIVSYQAFDRTRRVPVEIHLLDAGVSTSADFDLLGAHLDRIASLDEPHVAPLYEHGVAEHVVYYVVSRPEGVSLRDRLARERQLPLGEALAVADDVAAALAHAHERGVRHGDLRPKYVVGGDAGCVVTGLGIAEALVSATAHDRTSTAIRVGSPAYQSPEQLTGASGVDARWDVYALGCMLYEMLAGEVPFASGNPTHLVSAKFTAPVPSLRERRDSVTPELDAVVRRCLAKSPSDRYRDGGELRAALAAVRPTAGA; from the coding sequence GTGCTCCGACTGACGACGTTCGGCGGCGTGCTGCTGCGCGACGACGGCGAGCCCCACACCGGCGCGGCGAGCCAGCGCCGACGGCTGGCGCTGCTCGTGCTGGTCGCCGCCGCGGGCACGCGGCCGATCAGCCGCGACAAGCTGGTCGGCGTGCTGTGGCCCGACGTCGACGAGGAGCGCGCGCGCCACGCGCTGCGCCAGGCGCTGCACGCGCTGCAGCACGCGCTCGGCGGCGACGCGCTGTTCCTCGGCACGTCGGCGCTGCAGCTCAACCCCGCGGTCATCAGCTCCGACGTGCAGGAGCTCGAGGAAGCGGCGGAAGCGGGCGCACACCAGCGAGTCGTCGCGCTGTACAAGGGTCCGTTCCTCGACGGCTTCGTGGTGAGCGACGCGCCGGAGTTCGAGCACTGGGCCGACGCGCAGCGCGCGCACTTCGCGCGGCTGCACACCGCGTCGCTCGAGGCGCTCGCCGCCGAGAGCTCCGCGCGCGGCGACCGCACGGGTGCGGTGACCTGGTGGCGCCGGCTCGCCGCCGAGCACCCGGTGAGCTCGCGCTATGCGCTCGGTCTCATGCGCGCGCTCTCCGACGCGGGCGACCGCACCGGCGCGCTGCAGTTCGCCGCCGTGCACGAGACGGTGGTGCGCCAGCAGCTCGGCACCGAGCCCGATGCTGCGGTCGCCGACCTCGCCGCGCAGCTCCGCGCCGGCGAGGAGCCCGACGCGACGACCGCGCGGGGCGGCGCGCGCGCGGCGGCCGCGCTGCGCGCCGACGCGGTGCGCGAGCGCGCACGCGACCGGCGGCTCGCGTGGCTCGATCGCACGCTCGGCGCGCGCTTCGACATCGACGCGCAGACGTCGCGGCACGTCGTCGGCGCCATCGTGAGCTACCAGGCGTTCGATCGCACGCGGCGCGTGCCGGTCGAGATCCATCTGCTCGATGCCGGCGTGTCGACGAGCGCCGACTTCGACCTGCTCGGCGCGCACCTCGACCGCATCGCGTCGCTCGACGAGCCGCACGTGGCGCCGCTGTACGAGCACGGCGTCGCGGAGCACGTCGTGTACTACGTGGTCTCGCGCCCGGAAGGCGTGTCGCTGCGCGACCGGCTCGCGCGCGAGCGGCAGCTGCCGTTAGGCGAGGCGCTCGCCGTCGCCGACGACGTGGCGGCGGCGCTGGCGCACGCCCACGAGCGCGGCGTGCGTCACGGGGACCTGCGCCCGAAGTACGTCGTCGGCGGCGACGCGGGCTGCGTCGTGACGGGGCTCGGCATCGCCGAGGCGCTGGTCAGCGCGACGGCGCACGATCGGACGTCGACCGCAATCCGCGTCGGATCGCCGGCGTACCAGAGCCCCGAGCAGCTCACCGGCGCGTCCGGCGTCGACGCCCGGTGGGACGTGTACGCGCTCGGCTGCATGCTGTACGAGATGCTCGCCGGCGAGGTACCGTTCGCGAGCGGCAACCCGACGCATCTGGTGAGCGCGAAGTTCACGGCCCCGGTGCCGTCGCTGCGCGAGCGGCGCGACAGCGTGACGCCCGAGCTGGACGCGGTGGTGCGGCGGTGTCTCGCGAAGTCGCCGTCGGACCGCTACCGCGACGGCGGCGAGCTGCGCGCGGCGCTCGCCGCGGTGCGCCCGACGGCGGGCGCCTAA
- a CDS encoding serine aminopeptidase domain-containing protein gives MSTLAAAVLAAGLAAARLTQAQPAVPDTIGGLPRHAVLGVAVTRDSAAADGRGVVIQAIGPTGTAALAGVHAGDRVLTLNDTAVTDVATFVARSGRLLAGRPVTLRVRRGRDTLELRARAVARPLEAAAPGVTVDYGSVEGAGVRRRTITVRPATPGRHPGLLFMGGVGCYSLDGLREQGGYGTLIYGLARAGYAVMRVEKVGMGDSDGPSCDSPAADLHLEIAGLTAGLRALRADPRVDSAHVAIVAHSMGPIEASIVADSIPVSALVLAETTGLNWLEYDLANARRQLVLLGRPYDEVEREMRLHVQCAYRFHVLHETPQAITAALPGCAGNLALPQPYTYMQQVGDVDQAEHWKRIDRPVLVIYGTSDFVTSEADSRYLVDMINGFHPGRASLRVIEGMDHGLESAPPPREAIRQQRAGPGEAHPALLPTVRAWLDQAVKPA, from the coding sequence ATGTCGACGCTCGCTGCCGCCGTACTCGCCGCCGGCCTCGCCGCCGCGCGCCTAACGCAGGCCCAGCCCGCCGTACCCGACACCATCGGTGGCCTGCCACGCCACGCCGTGCTCGGCGTCGCGGTCACCCGCGACTCCGCCGCGGCGGACGGCCGCGGCGTCGTGATCCAGGCCATCGGGCCCACCGGCACCGCCGCGCTCGCGGGCGTGCACGCCGGCGACCGCGTGCTCACCTTGAACGACACCGCGGTGACCGACGTCGCGACGTTCGTCGCGCGCAGCGGTCGACTGCTCGCCGGGCGGCCGGTGACCCTGCGTGTGCGCCGCGGCCGCGACACGCTCGAGCTGCGCGCGCGCGCCGTGGCGCGGCCGCTGGAGGCGGCGGCACCCGGCGTGACGGTGGACTACGGCTCGGTGGAAGGTGCGGGCGTGCGACGCCGCACGATCACCGTGCGGCCGGCGACGCCGGGCCGCCATCCCGGGCTGCTGTTCATGGGCGGCGTCGGCTGCTACTCGCTCGACGGCCTGCGCGAGCAGGGCGGCTACGGCACGCTGATCTACGGGCTCGCGCGGGCCGGCTACGCCGTGATGCGCGTGGAGAAGGTGGGCATGGGCGACAGCGACGGGCCGTCGTGCGACAGCCCCGCTGCCGACCTGCACCTCGAGATCGCCGGCCTAACGGCGGGGCTCCGCGCGCTGCGAGCCGACCCGCGCGTGGACAGCGCGCACGTCGCGATCGTGGCGCACAGCATGGGACCCATCGAGGCCTCGATCGTCGCGGACTCCATCCCGGTCTCCGCGCTCGTGCTCGCGGAGACCACGGGGCTGAACTGGCTCGAGTACGACCTCGCGAACGCGCGGCGACAGCTCGTGCTGCTCGGCCGCCCGTACGACGAGGTGGAGCGCGAGATGCGCCTGCACGTGCAGTGCGCCTACCGCTTCCACGTCCTCCACGAGACGCCGCAGGCGATCACCGCCGCGCTGCCCGGCTGCGCGGGGAATCTCGCGCTGCCGCAGCCGTACACCTACATGCAGCAGGTCGGCGACGTCGACCAGGCCGAGCACTGGAAGCGCATCGACCGCCCGGTGCTCGTGATCTACGGCACGTCCGACTTCGTCACGTCGGAGGCCGACAGCCGGTACCTCGTCGACATGATCAACGGGTTCCATCCGGGGCGCGCATCGCTGCGCGTCATCGAGGGGATGGACCACGGCCTCGAGAGCGCGCCGCCGCCGCGCGAGGCCATCCGCCAGCAGCGCGCGGGGCCGGGCGAGGCGCACCCCGCGCTGCTGCCGACGGTGCGTGCGTGGCTCGACCAGGCTGTGAAGCCCGCCTAG
- a CDS encoding DUF4142 domain-containing protein — protein sequence MSVQSSTRSFARVVLVSGASLACLLAACAKKDTAADTAGATAAPAARSDSATSGTPTASASASGGALNDAQIAHVAVTANSIDSTAGELAKKKGTAKAVKDFAQTMITDHSGANKEAVALATKLNVTPQDNPTSQQLKSGADASNSALQGMSGAAFDSAYIAHEVDYHQAVLNALDQTLIPGAQNAELKALLQKVRPVVAAHLDRAKSIQSGLGKK from the coding sequence ATGTCCGTCCAGTCCTCCACCAGATCGTTCGCGCGCGTCGTTCTCGTCAGCGGGGCCAGCCTCGCCTGCCTCTTGGCGGCCTGCGCGAAGAAGGACACCGCGGCCGACACCGCGGGTGCGACCGCTGCTCCTGCCGCCAGGAGCGATTCGGCCACGTCGGGCACCCCGACCGCGAGTGCGAGCGCGTCCGGGGGCGCGCTGAACGACGCGCAGATCGCGCACGTCGCGGTGACGGCGAACTCCATCGACAGCACCGCCGGCGAGCTCGCGAAGAAGAAGGGGACGGCGAAGGCGGTGAAGGACTTCGCGCAGACGATGATCACGGACCACTCGGGCGCGAACAAGGAAGCCGTCGCGCTCGCGACGAAGCTGAACGTGACGCCGCAGGACAACCCGACCAGTCAGCAGCTGAAGAGCGGCGCCGACGCGTCGAACTCCGCCCTGCAGGGGATGAGCGGCGCGGCGTTCGACTCGGCGTACATCGCGCACGAGGTCGACTACCACCAGGCGGTGCTGAACGCGCTCGATCAGACGCTCATTCCGGGCGCGCAGAACGCGGAGCTGAAGGCGCTGCTGCAGAAGGTGCGGCCGGTC
- a CDS encoding protein kinase domain-containing protein, translating to MTWPVMARDLQQYLGTVLAANYRIERELGVGATARVYLAHDLKHDRLVALKVLRPEIAVAMGAERFLREIQTAARLSHPGILPLYDSGETEGLLYFTMPFIEGESLRDRLEREERLPVDEAVRITRDVAEALGFAHECGVIHRDVKPENILLAGHSPDGRRHTGGVRPLVADFGIALALEDSESRLTHTGMVVGTPRYMSPEQSIGIAALDHRTDVYSLACVLYEMLTGRAPFEGPTLQAIVTQRRYEDPPAIQSLRPDVPRAVSNALAEALAKDPADRFASMEQFSAALVDPTRRRRMTRRAARRLRVWAGVGVALSALAVVGAVAVRTQTSPLKRRDWVVVSDFDGPPSDPALGRVVRELVTTELNQSRFVSTMPRSALAGALRASGRPETTRVNVDLARELAERSSVRAVVTGNVETAGDGYRLVVRVVDHDAGKEIATASAVASADSVVPVVQRLGHALREQLGERRSELERNQVLLDIATPSLPAYRRYVDALARKESGDVAGSNRLLRDAVALDTGFAAAWALMGLNYIEARNLDSARLTLSEALRRPQRLSTAQSYRLKADAAYAIDRDLTSAVKWYTQYLSLVPNSVGGRSNRGLYMYMLGRYEDALADFDSAAANNPFGRDQDPPMVINAADMLMALGRPDRAAERARARSPASTPTTHRSCSPR from the coding sequence ATGACGTGGCCCGTGATGGCAAGGGATCTCCAGCAGTACCTCGGCACCGTCCTCGCCGCCAATTACCGGATCGAGCGCGAGCTCGGCGTCGGCGCGACGGCCAGGGTGTACCTCGCGCACGACCTGAAGCACGACCGGCTCGTCGCGCTGAAGGTCCTGCGCCCGGAGATCGCCGTCGCGATGGGGGCCGAGCGGTTTCTCCGCGAGATCCAGACGGCCGCGCGCCTGTCGCATCCGGGCATCCTGCCGCTCTACGACTCGGGCGAGACGGAGGGGCTGCTCTACTTCACGATGCCGTTCATCGAGGGCGAGTCGCTGCGCGACCGCCTCGAGCGCGAGGAGCGGCTTCCGGTGGACGAGGCGGTTCGGATCACGCGCGACGTGGCCGAGGCGCTCGGCTTCGCGCACGAGTGCGGCGTCATCCACCGCGACGTGAAGCCGGAGAACATCCTGCTGGCCGGGCACTCGCCCGATGGGCGGCGGCACACCGGCGGTGTCCGGCCGCTCGTCGCCGACTTCGGGATCGCGCTCGCGCTTGAGGACTCGGAGTCGCGGCTCACGCACACGGGCATGGTCGTCGGCACGCCGCGCTACATGAGCCCCGAGCAGAGCATCGGCATCGCGGCGCTCGATCATCGGACCGACGTGTACAGCCTCGCGTGCGTGCTGTACGAGATGCTCACCGGGCGCGCGCCATTCGAGGGCCCGACGCTGCAGGCGATCGTCACGCAGCGGCGGTACGAGGATCCGCCGGCGATCCAGTCGCTGCGTCCCGACGTGCCGCGCGCCGTGTCCAACGCGCTCGCCGAAGCGCTGGCGAAGGATCCGGCCGACCGCTTCGCGAGCATGGAGCAGTTCTCCGCCGCGCTCGTCGATCCGACGCGCCGCCGCCGCATGACGCGCCGCGCGGCGCGCCGGCTGCGCGTGTGGGCCGGCGTCGGCGTGGCGCTCTCCGCGCTCGCCGTCGTCGGAGCGGTAGCCGTGCGCACGCAGACGTCGCCGTTGAAGCGGCGCGATTGGGTGGTCGTCTCCGACTTCGACGGTCCGCCGTCGGACCCGGCGCTCGGCCGCGTGGTGCGCGAGCTCGTGACGACGGAGCTGAATCAGTCGCGGTTCGTCTCCACCATGCCGCGGTCCGCGCTCGCCGGGGCGCTCCGCGCGTCGGGTCGGCCCGAGACGACGCGCGTGAACGTCGACCTCGCGCGCGAGCTCGCGGAGCGCAGCTCCGTGCGTGCCGTGGTGACCGGGAACGTGGAGACCGCCGGCGACGGATACCGGCTCGTCGTGCGCGTGGTGGACCACGACGCGGGGAAGGAGATCGCCACCGCGTCGGCGGTCGCCTCCGCGGACAGCGTCGTTCCCGTCGTGCAGCGACTCGGCCACGCGCTCCGCGAGCAGCTCGGCGAGCGTCGCAGTGAGCTCGAACGCAACCAGGTGCTGCTCGACATCGCCACGCCCTCGCTCCCGGCCTACCGCAGATACGTCGACGCGCTCGCCCGCAAGGAGAGCGGCGACGTCGCCGGGAGCAACCGGCTGCTGCGCGATGCCGTCGCGCTGGACACCGGCTTCGCGGCAGCGTGGGCGCTCATGGGGCTCAACTACATCGAGGCGCGCAATCTCGACTCCGCGCGGCTCACGCTGAGCGAGGCGCTGCGTCGACCGCAGCGGCTCAGCACCGCGCAGAGCTACCGGCTGAAGGCGGACGCCGCGTACGCCATCGACCGCGACCTCACGTCGGCGGTGAAGTGGTACACGCAGTACCTGTCGCTCGTCCCGAACTCGGTCGGCGGCCGCAGCAACCGCGGGCTGTACATGTACATGCTCGGTCGGTACGAGGACGCGCTCGCGGACTTCGACAGCGCCGCGGCGAACAACCCGTTCGGGCGCGATCAGGATCCGCCGATGGTGATCAACGCGGCGGACATGCTGATGGCGTTAGGCCGTCCGGATCGCGCCGCGGAGCGTGCGCGCGCGCGCTCACCGGCGTCTACGCCGACGACGCATCGATCCTGCTCGCCACGGTGA